Proteins encoded together in one Vitis vinifera cultivar Pinot Noir 40024 chromosome 4, ASM3070453v1 window:
- the LOC104879094 gene encoding uncharacterized protein LOC104879094, with product MEKTRGAKSSSPSTRPRALRETPVQGSIPEPPQPLVVPPPVEDAPLSPHSRRYETRRPPTTPGASSMQAKKSGSRPLKKKARVSAPIDLSKPSSKPPSEPQPSQTPTTESQIPSGMTPEVVIRPEPMMLRREIKRLICPHPS from the coding sequence ATGGAAAAAACCCGAGGAGCCAAGTCCTCATCTCCATCGACCCGCCCGAGAGCCCTAAGAGAGACACCTGTTCAAGGCTCCATACCCGAGCCTCCACAGCCATTGGTCGTCCCACCTCCAGTTGAGGATGCACCCTTGAGTCCTCATTCGAGACGATATGAGACGAGGAGGCCACCCACCACACCCGGGGCAAGCTCTATGCAAGCCAAAAAGTCAGGTAGCCGTCCCCTTAAGAAGAAAGCCAGGGTATCAGCACCAATTGACTTATCAAAGCCGTCTTCAAAGCCTCCATCAGAGCCTCAGCCATCTCAGACACCTACCACAGAATCTCAGATTCCCTCAGGGATGACTCCTGAGGTGGTTATCAGACCTGAGCCTATGATGTTAAGGAGGGAGATAAAGAGGTTGATATGCCCACATCCAAGCTAG